Proteins found in one Streptomyces sp. CB09001 genomic segment:
- the fxsT gene encoding FxSxx-COOH system tetratricopeptide repeat protein: protein MAEQRRSGGGGATASEHILVVFPGYHRSWAAWIEQCLERHGHRATLHRWDPPREIPLEDSLGDLLLSSGRVLLVLNDWFFELGPRPAGEWNDALRGFVAAHADRFAAVNLTNRPLLPATAVLEPASLWGLSEEAVEERLLARLGLAPLTTPRTPVTRVRFPDTRCDVWGEVPRRNPRFTGRDDLLTTIHQRLADAERGAAACTLLGMSGIGKTQLAAEYAHRFSTDYDVVWWVNSDDRNIQRDRLGELAVELGLRSGSEPGERIRAVRNALRRGDPHQKWLVIFDGWDDTDGADALLPQGPGHVLITSRNRAWSERTDAVEVPGFVRAESVAYLMRRAGHISAAEAEEVAAEFGDVPLPLVQAASWLGESGMEVSEYLRMVRERRLSTVDEPVTGDGFPQSSMTSWSILLNRFRRAQPQAIDVLGLCTSFAPGRIPLGLIRAYPHADLPENLRWMTADLPAWSRALDTLVKYSVLTRETRGPAGLEMGPHQESVHMHRLVHDIVSKLTGDDQRDSHRRAVRTLLAEADPGNPLDSRNWPRYAELLPHLEPSGALDSTRPRVQETVLNCLRYCNRSGEYTTGLNLARRTRERWAGFLPPLSPQMLDLTREESTMVRVSGRFREAYDLDRDVLERLRAAPGTNPLAELTTQGAMASCLRHLGRYDEAYALQHEVLEGTGRLLGPNETATTVARHNLGVSLRLLGRFAEAYELDLENYAIRESVLRARHISTLNSSSAVTHDLRLLGRYRDALARQEPAVRLHVQVLGPQHPQTLGARTQLVMSRRRGGGPTQDIGPEMASLLDELAQVHGREHYRTLAFLTNYGNYLREHGDLSHARELIAEAEAGYRALLGPAHPVATGMLANTGLIMQAAGERAEAMSMFEAALAGLTATLGPDHPWVLGCALCATGARNFNGRIADAVELGRETVRRAQRTLGGEHPLTLSCQVALAADLRAAREHEEAGKLEEDGLLGLTRTLGAQHPHTLSARQRTRPYWDFEPYLG from the coding sequence ATGGCGGAACAGCGGCGGTCCGGCGGGGGCGGTGCGACGGCCTCCGAGCACATTCTTGTGGTCTTCCCCGGCTATCACCGCTCATGGGCGGCGTGGATCGAGCAGTGCCTGGAACGCCACGGCCACCGGGCCACACTCCACCGCTGGGACCCGCCGCGGGAGATCCCGCTGGAGGACTCCCTCGGTGACCTGCTGCTGTCCAGCGGACGCGTGCTCCTCGTCCTCAACGACTGGTTCTTCGAACTCGGTCCGCGCCCGGCGGGGGAGTGGAACGACGCGCTGCGCGGCTTCGTCGCCGCGCACGCCGACCGCTTCGCCGCCGTCAACCTCACCAACCGCCCGCTGCTGCCCGCCACGGCCGTGCTGGAACCGGCCAGCTTGTGGGGGCTGAGTGAGGAAGCCGTCGAGGAGCGGCTGCTCGCCCGGCTGGGCCTGGCGCCGCTGACCACGCCGCGGACCCCGGTCACCCGGGTCCGCTTCCCCGACACGCGATGCGACGTCTGGGGAGAGGTGCCGCGCCGCAACCCGCGCTTCACCGGCCGCGACGACCTGCTCACCACCATCCACCAGCGCCTCGCGGACGCCGAACGCGGCGCGGCCGCCTGCACGCTGCTGGGCATGTCGGGCATCGGCAAGACCCAGCTCGCCGCCGAGTACGCACACCGCTTCAGCACCGACTACGACGTGGTCTGGTGGGTCAACTCCGACGACCGCAACATCCAGCGCGACCGCCTCGGTGAACTAGCCGTCGAACTCGGCCTGCGCAGCGGCAGCGAACCCGGCGAACGCATCCGCGCGGTCCGCAACGCCCTGCGCCGCGGCGACCCGCACCAGAAGTGGCTGGTGATCTTCGACGGCTGGGACGACACCGACGGGGCCGACGCCCTGCTCCCGCAGGGGCCCGGCCACGTCCTGATCACGTCCCGCAACCGGGCGTGGAGCGAGCGGACGGACGCGGTCGAGGTCCCCGGCTTCGTGCGCGCCGAGTCCGTCGCCTACCTGATGCGCAGGGCCGGCCACATCAGCGCCGCCGAGGCGGAGGAGGTCGCCGCCGAGTTCGGTGACGTACCGCTGCCGCTGGTCCAGGCGGCCTCCTGGCTCGGCGAGTCCGGCATGGAGGTGTCCGAGTACCTGCGGATGGTGCGCGAGCGCCGGCTCTCCACCGTCGACGAGCCCGTCACCGGTGACGGCTTCCCCCAGTCCTCCATGACCTCCTGGTCGATACTGCTCAACCGGTTCCGCCGGGCCCAGCCGCAGGCCATCGACGTGCTGGGACTGTGCACCTCCTTCGCCCCCGGGCGCATCCCGCTCGGACTGATCCGCGCCTACCCGCACGCCGACCTCCCCGAGAACCTGCGCTGGATGACGGCGGACCTGCCCGCCTGGTCCCGGGCCCTGGACACCCTGGTGAAGTACTCCGTCCTCACCCGCGAGACCCGGGGCCCGGCCGGCCTGGAGATGGGCCCGCACCAGGAGTCGGTGCACATGCACCGCCTCGTCCACGACATCGTCTCCAAGCTGACCGGCGACGACCAGCGCGACAGCCACCGCAGGGCGGTCCGCACCCTGCTGGCCGAAGCGGACCCCGGCAACCCCCTCGACAGCCGGAACTGGCCCCGGTACGCCGAGCTGCTGCCGCACCTGGAGCCCTCGGGCGCGCTCGACAGCACCCGGCCCCGGGTCCAGGAGACCGTGCTGAACTGCCTGCGCTACTGCAACCGCAGCGGTGAGTACACCACCGGTCTGAACCTGGCCCGGCGGACCCGTGAGCGCTGGGCCGGATTCCTGCCCCCGCTGTCCCCGCAGATGCTGGACCTGACGCGGGAGGAGAGCACCATGGTGCGGGTCAGCGGCCGGTTCCGGGAGGCGTACGACCTCGACCGCGACGTCCTGGAGCGGCTGCGGGCGGCGCCCGGCACCAACCCGCTGGCGGAGCTGACCACCCAGGGCGCGATGGCCAGCTGCCTGCGCCACCTGGGACGCTACGACGAGGCGTACGCCTTGCAGCACGAGGTCCTGGAGGGCACCGGCCGCCTGCTCGGCCCGAACGAGACCGCCACGACGGTCGCCCGGCACAACCTCGGTGTCAGCCTGCGCCTGCTCGGCCGGTTCGCCGAGGCGTACGAACTCGACCTGGAGAACTACGCCATCCGCGAGAGCGTCCTGCGGGCCAGGCACATCAGCACGCTCAACTCCTCGAGCGCCGTCACGCACGACCTGCGGCTGCTCGGCCGCTACCGGGACGCGCTGGCACGCCAGGAACCGGCGGTCCGCCTGCATGTGCAGGTGCTGGGTCCGCAGCATCCGCAGACCCTGGGAGCACGCACCCAGCTGGTGATGAGCCGCCGTCGAGGGGGCGGCCCCACGCAGGACATCGGCCCCGAGATGGCGAGCCTGCTGGACGAGCTGGCCCAGGTCCACGGCCGGGAGCACTACCGCACCCTCGCCTTCCTCACCAACTACGGCAACTACCTGCGCGAACACGGCGACCTCAGTCACGCCCGCGAGCTCATCGCGGAGGCCGAGGCCGGGTACCGGGCGCTGCTCGGACCCGCCCACCCCGTCGCCACCGGCATGCTCGCCAACACCGGCCTGATCATGCAGGCGGCCGGCGAGCGGGCCGAGGCCATGTCGATGTTCGAGGCGGCCCTGGCCGGGCTCACCGCCACCCTGGGCCCCGACCATCCCTGGGTGCTCGGCTGCGCCCTGTGCGCCACCGGCGCGCGCAACTTCAACGGGCGGATCGCCGACGCGGTGGAACTCGGCCGGGAGACGGTGCGCCGGGCCCAGCGCACGCTGGGCGGGGAGCATCCGCTGACCCTGTCCTGCCAGGTGGCCCTGGCCGCCGATCTGCGGGCCGCCCGGGAGCACGAGGAGGCCGGGAAGCTGGAGGAGGACGGGCTGCTGGGCCTGACCCGGACGCTCGGCGCCCAGCATCCGCACACCCTCTCCGCCCGGCAGCGCACCCGCCCGTACTGGGACTTCGAGCCCTACCTCGGCTGA
- a CDS encoding multifunctional oxoglutarate decarboxylase/oxoglutarate dehydrogenase thiamine pyrophosphate-binding subunit/dihydrolipoyllysine-residue succinyltransferase subunit — MSPQSPSNSSISTDTDQAGTAGKNPAAAFGANEWLVDEIYQQYLQDPNSVDRAWWDFFADYKPGAAATPTAAGPVTTDAGSTPPAAPAPQAQAPAPAQPKAAAPAAPAPAPAKPAAAAPAAPAAPAAKPAAAPAKPAAKPQAKAAAPAKDAGAAPEGPELVTLRGPAAAVAKNMNASLELPTATSVRAVPVKLLFDNRIVINNHLKRARGGKISFTHLIGYAMVQAIKAMPTMNHSFGEKDGKPTLVKPAHINLGLAIDLVKPNGDRQLVVAAIKKAETLNFFEFWQAYEDIVRRARDNKLTMDDFTGVTVSLTNPGGLGTVHSVPRLMPGQSVILGVGSMDYPAEFQGTSQDTLNKLGISKVMTLTSTYDHRVIQGAASGEFLRQVANLLLGENGFYDEIFKALRIPYEPVRWLKDIDASHDDDVTKAARVFELIHSYRVRGHVMADTDPLEYQQRKHPDLDITEHGLTLWDLEREFAVGGFAGKSLMKLRDILGVLRDSYCRTTGVEFMHIQDPKQRKWIQDRIERSHTKPEREEQLRILRRLNAAEAFETFLQTKYVGQKRFSLEGGESVIPLLDAVIDSAAESRLDEVVIGMAHRGRLNVLANVVGKSYAQIFREFEGNLDPKSMHGSGDVKYHLGAEGTFTGLDGEQIAVSLVANPSHLEAVDPVLEGVSRAKQDIINKGGTDFTVLPVAIHGDAAFAGQGVVAETLNMSQLRGYRTGGTVHVVINNQVGFTAAPESSRSSMYATDVARMIEAPIFHVNGDDPEACVRVARLAFEFRQAFNKDVVIDLICYRRRGHNETDNPAFTQPLMYDLIDKKRSVRKLYTESLIGRGDITLEEAEQALQDYQGQLEKVFTEVREAVSQPASAEPSEPQAEFPVAVNTAISAETVKRIAESQVNIPDHITVHPRLLPQLQRRAAMVEDGTIDWGMGETLAVGSLLLDGVPVRLTGQDSQRGTFGQRHAVVIDRETGDEFTPLLYLSEDQSRYNVYNSLLSEYAVMGFEYGYSLARPDALVMWEAQFGDFVNGAQTVVDEFISSAEQKWNQTSGVTLLLPHGYEGQGPDHSSARPERFLQLCAQNNMTVAMPTLPSNYFHLLRWQVHNPHHKPLVVFTPKSMLRLKAAASKAEEFTTGQFRPVIGDDSVDPAAVKKVVFCSGKVYYDLDAERKKRGATDTAIIRIERLYPLPGAELQAEIAKYPNAEKYLWTQEEPANQGFWPFIALNLIDHLDLAVGADVPHGERLRRISRPHGSSPAVGSAKRHQAEQEQLMREVFEA, encoded by the coding sequence GTGTCGCCACAGTCCCCCAGTAACTCGAGCATCTCGACCGACACCGACCAAGCGGGCACCGCGGGAAAGAACCCCGCGGCCGCGTTCGGTGCCAATGAGTGGCTCGTCGACGAGATCTATCAGCAGTACCTCCAGGACCCGAACTCCGTGGACCGAGCCTGGTGGGACTTCTTCGCCGACTACAAGCCCGGCGCGGCGGCCACCCCGACCGCCGCCGGCCCCGTGACCACGGACGCCGGCAGCACGCCACCGGCCGCCCCCGCCCCGCAGGCGCAGGCCCCCGCCCCGGCGCAGCCGAAGGCTGCCGCCCCCGCGGCTCCGGCCCCCGCTCCCGCGAAGCCCGCCGCTGCCGCCCCCGCGGCTCCGGCCGCTCCGGCCGCCAAGCCCGCTGCCGCGCCGGCCAAGCCCGCCGCCAAGCCGCAGGCGAAGGCCGCCGCGCCCGCCAAGGACGCCGGCGCCGCCCCCGAGGGCCCCGAGCTGGTGACCCTGCGCGGCCCGGCCGCCGCGGTCGCGAAGAACATGAACGCCTCGCTGGAGCTGCCCACGGCCACGTCCGTGCGCGCGGTCCCGGTCAAGCTGCTGTTCGACAACCGCATCGTCATCAACAACCACCTCAAGCGCGCCCGGGGCGGGAAGATCTCCTTCACGCACCTGATCGGCTACGCGATGGTGCAGGCCATCAAGGCCATGCCGACGATGAACCACTCGTTCGGCGAGAAGGACGGCAAGCCGACCCTGGTCAAGCCGGCCCACATCAACCTCGGCCTCGCCATCGACCTGGTCAAGCCCAACGGCGACCGCCAGCTGGTCGTCGCGGCGATCAAGAAGGCCGAGACGCTGAACTTCTTCGAGTTCTGGCAGGCCTACGAGGACATCGTCCGTCGCGCCCGCGACAACAAGCTGACGATGGACGACTTCACCGGCGTCACGGTCTCCCTGACCAACCCCGGCGGCCTCGGCACCGTCCACTCCGTGCCGCGCCTGATGCCCGGCCAGTCGGTCATCCTGGGCGTCGGCTCCATGGACTACCCGGCGGAGTTCCAGGGCACCAGCCAGGACACCCTGAACAAGCTCGGCATCTCGAAGGTCATGACGCTCACGTCGACCTACGACCACCGGGTCATCCAGGGCGCCGCCTCCGGCGAGTTCCTGCGCCAGGTCGCCAACCTGCTGCTCGGCGAGAACGGCTTCTACGACGAGATCTTCAAGGCGCTGCGCATCCCCTACGAGCCGGTCCGCTGGCTCAAGGACATCGACGCCTCGCACGACGACGACGTCACCAAGGCCGCCCGCGTCTTCGAGCTGATCCACTCCTACCGGGTCCGCGGCCACGTCATGGCCGACACCGACCCGCTGGAGTACCAGCAGCGCAAGCACCCCGACCTGGACATCACCGAGCACGGGCTCACCCTGTGGGACCTGGAGCGCGAGTTCGCGGTCGGCGGCTTCGCCGGCAAGTCCCTGATGAAGCTGCGCGACATCCTCGGCGTGCTGCGCGACTCGTACTGCCGCACCACCGGCGTCGAGTTCATGCACATCCAGGACCCCAAGCAGCGCAAGTGGATCCAGGACCGCATCGAGCGCTCGCACACCAAGCCGGAGCGCGAGGAGCAGCTGCGCATCCTGCGCCGGCTGAACGCCGCCGAGGCGTTCGAGACGTTCCTCCAGACCAAGTACGTCGGCCAGAAGCGGTTCTCCCTGGAGGGCGGCGAGTCCGTCATCCCGCTGCTCGACGCGGTCATCGACTCGGCGGCCGAGTCCCGCCTGGACGAGGTCGTCATCGGCATGGCCCACCGCGGCCGGCTGAACGTGCTGGCCAACGTGGTCGGCAAGTCGTACGCGCAGATCTTCCGCGAGTTCGAGGGCAATCTCGACCCGAAGTCGATGCACGGCTCCGGCGACGTGAAGTACCACCTGGGCGCCGAGGGCACCTTCACCGGCCTGGACGGCGAGCAGATCGCGGTCTCGCTGGTCGCCAACCCCTCGCACCTGGAGGCGGTGGACCCGGTCCTGGAGGGTGTCTCGCGCGCCAAGCAGGACATCATCAACAAGGGCGGCACGGACTTCACCGTCCTGCCGGTGGCGATCCACGGCGACGCGGCCTTCGCGGGCCAGGGCGTGGTGGCCGAGACCCTGAACATGTCGCAGCTGCGCGGCTACCGCACCGGCGGCACGGTCCACGTCGTCATCAACAACCAGGTCGGCTTCACCGCCGCCCCGGAGTCCTCGCGCTCCTCGATGTACGCCACCGACGTGGCCCGCATGATCGAGGCCCCGATCTTCCACGTGAACGGCGACGACCCGGAGGCCTGCGTCCGCGTGGCGCGGCTCGCCTTCGAGTTCCGCCAGGCGTTCAACAAGGACGTGGTGATCGACCTCATCTGCTACCGCCGCCGCGGTCACAACGAGACCGACAACCCGGCCTTCACCCAGCCGCTGATGTACGACCTGATCGACAAGAAGCGCTCGGTGCGCAAGCTGTACACCGAGTCCCTCATCGGTCGCGGCGACATCACCCTGGAAGAGGCCGAGCAGGCGCTGCAGGACTACCAGGGCCAGCTGGAGAAGGTCTTCACCGAGGTCCGCGAGGCCGTCTCGCAGCCGGCGTCCGCGGAGCCCTCGGAGCCGCAGGCGGAGTTCCCGGTCGCCGTGAACACCGCGATCAGCGCGGAGACCGTCAAGCGCATCGCCGAGTCCCAGGTCAACATCCCCGACCACATCACCGTGCACCCGCGCCTGCTGCCGCAGCTGCAGCGCCGCGCGGCGATGGTCGAGGACGGCACGATCGACTGGGGCATGGGCGAGACCCTCGCCGTCGGCTCACTCCTCCTGGACGGCGTGCCGGTCCGGCTCACCGGCCAGGACTCGCAGCGCGGCACCTTCGGCCAGCGCCACGCGGTCGTCATCGACCGTGAGACCGGCGACGAGTTCACGCCGCTGCTCTACCTGTCCGAGGACCAGTCCCGGTACAACGTCTACAACTCCCTGCTCTCCGAGTACGCGGTGATGGGCTTCGAGTACGGCTACTCGCTGGCCCGCCCGGACGCGCTGGTGATGTGGGAGGCGCAGTTCGGCGACTTCGTCAACGGCGCGCAGACGGTCGTGGACGAGTTCATCTCCTCGGCCGAGCAGAAGTGGAACCAGACCTCCGGCGTCACGCTCCTGCTGCCGCACGGCTACGAGGGTCAGGGCCCGGACCACTCCTCGGCCCGCCCGGAGCGGTTCCTCCAGCTGTGCGCGCAGAACAACATGACGGTCGCGATGCCGACCCTGCCGTCGAACTACTTCCACCTCCTGCGGTGGCAGGTGCACAACCCGCACCACAAGCCGCTGGTGGTCTTCACCCCGAAGTCGATGCTGCGCCTGAAGGCGGCGGCCTCGAAGGCGGAGGAGTTCACGACGGGCCAGTTCCGCCCGGTCATCGGCGACGACTCGGTCGACCCGGCCGCCGTCAAGAAGGTCGTCTTCTGCTCCGGCAAGGTCTACTACGACCTCGACGCCGAGCGGAAGAAGCGCGGCGCGACGGACACGGCCATCATCCGCATCGAGCGCCTGTACCCGCTGCCGGGTGCCGAGCTCCAGGCGGAGATCGCCAAGTACCCGAACGCCGAGAAGTACCTGTGGACCCAGGAGGAGCCGGCGAACCAGGGCTTCTGGCCGTTCATCGCGCTCAACCTGATCGACCACCTGGACCTGGCGGTCGGCGCCGACGTCCCGCACGGCGAGCGCCTGCGCCGCATCTCGCGGCCGCACGGCTCGTCCCCGGCCGTCGGTTCCGCCAAGCGGCACCAGGCCGAGCAGGAGCAGCTGATGCGTGAGGTGTTCGAGGCCTGA
- a CDS encoding response regulator transcription factor: MEQTQTSHNGTATQGAQRRVLVVEDDQTIVDAIATRLRAEGFLVQTAGDGPSAVDTAEAWQPDLLILDIMLPGFDGLEVCRRVQAQRPVPVLMLTARDDETDMLVGLGVGADDYMTKPFSMRELAARVHVLLRRVERAVVAASTPRSGILRLGELEIDHAQRRVRVRSEDVHLTPTEFDLLVCLANTPRAVLSREQLLAEVWDWADASGTRTVDSHIKALRRKIGAERIRTVHGVGYALETPTP; encoded by the coding sequence ATGGAGCAGACACAGACCTCCCACAACGGCACGGCCACCCAGGGCGCCCAGCGCCGGGTGCTGGTGGTCGAGGACGATCAGACGATCGTGGACGCCATCGCGACCCGTCTGCGCGCCGAGGGGTTCCTGGTGCAAACGGCGGGCGACGGTCCGTCCGCCGTCGACACGGCCGAGGCTTGGCAGCCCGACCTGCTGATCCTCGACATCATGCTGCCCGGCTTCGACGGCCTGGAGGTCTGCCGGCGCGTGCAGGCCCAGCGGCCGGTGCCGGTGCTGATGCTCACCGCGCGCGACGACGAGACGGACATGCTGGTCGGCCTCGGCGTGGGCGCCGACGACTACATGACCAAGCCGTTCTCGATGCGCGAGCTGGCCGCCCGCGTGCACGTGCTGCTGCGGCGGGTCGAGCGGGCCGTGGTGGCCGCCTCGACACCGCGCAGCGGCATCCTGCGCCTGGGCGAGCTGGAGATCGACCACGCGCAGCGCCGGGTGCGGGTGCGCAGCGAGGACGTCCACCTCACCCCCACCGAGTTCGACCTGCTGGTCTGCCTGGCGAACACGCCGCGCGCGGTGCTCTCCCGCGAGCAGCTGCTCGCCGAGGTGTGGGACTGGGCCGACGCCTCGGGCACCCGGACCGTGGACAGCCACATCAAGGCGCTGCGCCGGAAGATCGGCGCCGAGCGCATCCGTACCGTGCACGGCGTGGGCTACGCCCTGGAGACACCGACGCCATGA
- a CDS encoding ATP-binding protein, producing MSSGGREAARRSPGPRTAGESWGGVRPFSVKTKLGALVVTSVLITTGLSVIAVHTKTELRFITVFSMIATLLITQFVAHSLTAPLDEMNAVARSISHGDYTRRVRENRRDELGALAVTINRMADDLEAQDLQRKELVANVSHELRTPIAGLRAVLENIVDGITEADPETMRTALGQTERLGRLVETLLDLSRLDNGVIPLRKRRFEVWPYLSGVLKEANMIASARAGIASGSGSHTRTDVHLALDVFPPELTAHADPERIHQVVANLIDNAVKHSPPHGRVTVRARRGELPESLELEVLDEGPGIPRSEWRRVFERFNRGSVSRPHGPGSDGGTGLGLAIARWAVDLHGGRIGVAESERGCRILITLPGLPSTSG from the coding sequence ATGAGCAGCGGAGGACGGGAAGCCGCACGGAGGAGCCCCGGCCCCCGGACCGCCGGGGAGTCCTGGGGCGGCGTGCGCCCGTTCTCGGTCAAGACCAAGCTCGGCGCGCTGGTCGTGACGTCGGTGCTGATCACCACCGGCCTGTCGGTGATAGCGGTGCACACCAAGACGGAGCTGCGGTTCATCACGGTCTTCTCGATGATCGCCACGCTGCTGATCACGCAGTTCGTGGCGCACTCGCTGACCGCGCCGCTGGACGAGATGAACGCGGTGGCCCGGTCCATCTCGCACGGCGACTACACCCGCCGGGTGCGCGAGAACCGCCGCGACGAGCTGGGCGCCCTGGCCGTCACGATCAACCGCATGGCCGACGACCTGGAGGCCCAGGACCTCCAGCGCAAGGAGCTGGTGGCGAACGTCTCGCACGAGCTGCGTACCCCGATCGCGGGCCTGCGCGCGGTGCTGGAGAACATCGTCGACGGCATCACCGAGGCCGACCCGGAGACCATGCGCACGGCGCTCGGGCAGACCGAGCGGCTCGGCCGGCTGGTGGAGACGCTCCTTGACCTCTCCCGCCTGGACAACGGCGTCATACCGCTGCGCAAGCGGCGCTTCGAGGTGTGGCCGTACCTGTCGGGCGTGCTGAAGGAGGCCAACATGATCGCCTCGGCGCGCGCGGGCATCGCCTCGGGGTCCGGCAGCCACACCCGCACCGACGTGCACCTGGCGCTGGACGTCTTCCCGCCGGAGCTGACCGCGCACGCCGATCCCGAGCGCATCCACCAGGTCGTCGCCAACCTCATCGACAACGCCGTCAAGCACAGCCCGCCGCACGGCCGGGTGACGGTCCGGGCGCGCCGCGGCGAGCTGCCGGAATCGCTCGAGCTGGAGGTTCTCGACGAAGGACCCGGCATTCCGCGCTCGGAGTGGCGCCGGGTGTTCGAGCGGTTCAACCGGGGTTCGGTGTCGCGGCCGCACGGTCCGGGCAGCGACGGCGGCACCGGTCTGGGCCTCGCGATCGCGCGCTGGGCGGTGGATCTGCACGGCGGCCGGATCGGGGTGGCCGAATCCGAGCGGGGCTGCCGGATCCTCATCACTCTTCCGGGCCTGCCGTCGACGTCCGGTTGA
- a CDS encoding spermidine synthase: MPLTTHDFPDAPEVLDRREGPYGEVVLRRHGTLLQIIANGCFLMDTSDGRSERRLVDAAADALAASAGRTAPHLLIGGLGVGFSLAHAAADPRWGGIAVVEREAAIIEWHRAGPLAALSAEALADPRVKIVEADLVEYVNETSDTYDALCLDIDNGPGWTVTEGNDGLYAPSGLAGCARLLRPGGVLAVWSAQPSPEFEETLRNAGFQQVRTEEIPVARGVPDVVHIGVGPG, translated from the coding sequence ATGCCCCTCACTACCCACGACTTCCCCGACGCGCCCGAGGTGCTGGACCGCCGCGAGGGTCCGTACGGCGAGGTGGTCCTGCGCCGGCACGGGACGTTGCTGCAGATCATCGCGAACGGCTGCTTCCTGATGGACACCTCCGACGGGCGTTCGGAGCGGCGCCTGGTCGACGCGGCGGCCGACGCGCTGGCCGCCTCCGCCGGACGGACCGCTCCGCACCTGCTCATCGGCGGCCTCGGGGTCGGCTTCTCCCTCGCACACGCGGCCGCCGACCCCCGCTGGGGCGGGATCGCGGTCGTCGAGCGCGAGGCCGCCATCATCGAATGGCACCGCGCCGGACCGCTGGCCGCGCTCTCCGCCGAGGCGCTGGCCGATCCGCGCGTGAAGATCGTCGAGGCGGACCTGGTCGAATACGTCAATGAGACATCCGACACGTACGACGCCCTGTGCCTGGACATCGACAACGGCCCCGGCTGGACCGTCACCGAGGGCAACGACGGGCTGTACGCGCCGTCCGGACTGGCGGGCTGCGCACGGCTGTTGAGGCCCGGCGGGGTGCTCGCCGTATGGTCCGCGCAGCCCTCACCGGAATTCGAAGAAACCTTGCGTAATGCCGGTTTCCAACAGGTGCGTACCGAAGAGATCCCGGTTGCCCGGGGCGTTCCGGACGTCGTTCACATCGGCGTCGGGCCTGGATAG